The Periplaneta americana isolate PAMFEO1 chromosome 1, P.americana_PAMFEO1_priV1, whole genome shotgun sequence DNA segment CATGACTATCTTAACTTTAACCGTTTGTTCACAGTGACAACAAAAATGGTGAAGATTTCACTACTGTTGGCTTGTGTTGCGACTGTAGTTGTCCTTTTCGAAGCCAACGCAGTATCAGCTTCAACACCATTATGTTACAGCCCGGGAAACAAGGTGAGTGTGGTGCTCCATCTAGATCTAGACCAATAAATCACCAGCACGATTTCAATTTTGCATGTAAAGAATTTGTTACGTATAGGCTAATTAGTGTTTTCAGTTGATGATTGTATTGAACGAAATGCATTGAGACTGAGATTTATCCTTGCATTATTGAACATATTTCTTTGTGTTAAATTATTATCgaccataataaataataaatattaatgccagatttacctctgattgaggttctgtctgatatgtgcatctattatcagacagtacatctcacttgccgatatctgtcagaggaagaacaatttattgtttgtatatatctgaagtctgactagtgtatatgtagctaatcggcgatgtatgcaatggaggggaaaaggaactgaccaccccattccattatcttctggccagttgcctcataaatggtaacttgttagtatcacttgtgaggttcagacctatctccggacagttgactaaacaacaaagaatgccagattaagaggaaagttttttaaaataatttttcggaAATAAGtacaaagaaagtaagtgaatgagtaaataaataagtaactaaaataagtaaataaataaatgaacaaacaaacaaacaaacaaaaaacaaacgaattagtgaatgaatatatagagaaacaaataaaaatgcataaataaacaaagaaacatacgaatgagtgaatgaatgaataaataaataaataaataaataaataaataaatatatatatatagataaatagataagtacatacatatttatataaatatataaagaaagaaaacaaacgaatgagtgaatgaataaataaagggataaatgaataaataaataaaaatatacaaataaacaaagaaacataggaatgagtgaataactaaatagataataagtaaatagatgaatgaatacataaataagtgaatgagtaaataaatgaatatataaatacataaatacatagatagataaataagtgaatgaataaataaatgggtgaataaataaacaaaaaataataaaacaaacaaagaaactagtgaatgagtgaataaatgaacaaaaaaataaataaatgtaaaatttaatgagaaataaataactaaaataatacataattaattaagctATGcactttaaacattttcaaaacaaGCCATGTACAGATAGTACGTAATGTGAAGAATGTGATTCCATAAACGCAGCTTATGAATGTGTGTTTCATATTTCAGTGTCCAACATCGCCTTCTACATGCTGCAGTGGTTGCTGTAAGGACGGAGTTTGCATAGAGTGTAAGTACGAGTAAATGAAGGTGAATAATAGCAGACTATTGTACTAATGTGCAGTTATAACGCTACGTGAATTTGTTACATTAACTAAGTTATTATGATCTCTGTGAGGATCTGAACCACATCTCGTGTTAGGTCGAGGCAAGATACTGCATATAGGctagggtgtatctaaattcctattacaaactccTGGGGCTTGTAGAGGGGACTGAGTAGATAACATTTTGGATAGGAACGTACCTTTTCCGTGTTACAAAAACCTCAAATCAAGTGTTTAAATATTCCGAGTCTTCTGTTAAAAATTCAGAACAAATTCTGCCATTAAAGTCATAAATAGTATCACCATCTTATAAAacaaatatgcagcttaaaaATACGCAAACTACAACCTCAAACTTGAACATTTCTTTGGTATTGGACATTAAAAACGTATTGGTAGGAATTGCAATTGTCATTGCCCCTCTTTGACTAGCTACTTATTCAAAGAAACGCATAGTCCCTGGAATTAATCGTAATAGACGACGAAACATGGCTTTAGTTCGACCATGTGAGGAAGCGCCGAAGTTGGTTAATGATTATCTAGAgcgaagaaaatatattttcagaaaataggaaatcaagaattttttttatgatgACACAGGTGTTAACCATCAAGAATTTGTCCCGACTACTGTTGCTgttattggaaattattataatacagtgctttcattttacgaggaaactaaATTTCAGCGGAACCCCGGCGTACACTTTCCTGCGTGTCGTGCTTGCTCCGGCGGGAACTTGTTGCTTTACTACCGGCAAATAAAGATATTTAACAATTCTCAGAAGCAACTAACTGTTGGGATGTTTTGAAGAACTGGCTTTCTACGCTGCCGTCGGGAGAGCAGGAAGTCGGCCGGCGGCGGAATGATGcgaagtttcctcgtaaaatgaaagCATTGGAACTGCAGTGGAGGAGAATTTTATTGTGTAAGGTCATAGCATTGAAAACAAGGCAGGTAGCTGATGTTCCCTCCACAACAATGCGTCAGCTCACAGAAGACCAGCTGTAAAGAGTttttatggtttatttattttggaaagaaagttaaatataaaattactgtgaatctgttttatttcaaattcctaTTTGATGGAGAATATGGTATAAATAAACATCTTTATTTTTCAGACGACACTGATCCTGACCACTGCAGCAATAACCCATGCGCCAGAGTTTACTGCCCTCCGGGTGAGATCTGCGAACCAACCCCTATGCCGGGGTGCACATTGAAATTCTGTCCAGGAACTTGTGTGAAATCTGTGAAGCCTGTACACTAAACACAGATAGTCTGCATAGTTACTTGGTCTATACTTCCGAGAGTTCTGCAGTCATCAGATATTTGtccaaagaaaaatatatagatataaatttgCAGTATTAATTACAAGAAAGCCTTGAATTCTCCCTGTGACGAGGAAGTGACTTTTGATAGAAGAAACAGAATATTCTGTATATTGTtggatttcttttttaaatattaaagtaCATTTTTATTACGTTTACACTAAGAACTTATTTCAGAATTCGTTTTTTGTACCTCGTTAAACCaacctgcgcgtcaggggaagaagaaattgGACTGAGAAGCCTTCCTCCCTTGCTACGCTTCTATTCGTGGCAagcgagctcacttacccccaccataaggttcttactatttGCTACGGCGCATGCaaccatttggtttcacgagataacgaatgacctataaaaACCTCActgtattaaaatagttataaaatgtaatatactttGATATGCACGTACGCCAGTTTCGGAGTCCATTTACTCCATCGTCAGCGTTTCGATTGTTGCTTCCTGTGTATCTTCTCGATTACTGTCTCACACAGCAAGCAACAGTCGAAACGCTGACGATGGAATAAATGGACCCCGAAACTGCCGTACGTGCATATCAAGGTTTATTAGCGTTCATAAATAGATCTATTTTAACATAGTGATTCACCATTGTGGAGGAAAGATTAGCACTTCTGACAATGAAATGAGTGGGGCCGGGTTCAAaccctagttgggacaagt contains these protein-coding regions:
- the LOC138696107 gene encoding uncharacterized protein, whose amino-acid sequence is MVKISLLLACVATVVVLFEANAVSASTPLCYSPGNKCPTSPSTCCSGCCKDGVCIEYDTDPDHCSNNPCARVYCPPGEICEPTPMPGCTLKFCPGTCVKSVKPVH